A part of Aegilops tauschii subsp. strangulata cultivar AL8/78 chromosome 2, Aet v6.0, whole genome shotgun sequence genomic DNA contains:
- the LOC109750070 gene encoding protein argonaute 7: MEREGAAKVERKAGRGGDGRTAGSNGGGGGGGGSGGNGRWKWSGVCGSGGGGHRQYPIIQAYPALLPLPINSGRAHNNGAVALPLPPPVLLYLQQPPPLHLLPAAATCYGKPMAGAAQRGPMWTHRPSKKPPPPPHAVTAALLPLPQDAKTLPHKKFSIHEKKASDVGMDHANGHHRPSSNHQRSPIAQRPDNGGIEGAVIPLSANYFLVRFNPDQKIFQYDIDITPHPSKETARMIKNKLVQENSSVLSGALPAFDGRRDLYSAIEFQENKAEFFVNLPVASARCPVDKKNGHMLDRQNFKVFKVNIRLVSKLSGEDLNKFLTEDKDGISLPQDYLHALEVILREGAMESSVLVGRSLYPRSMGEAREIGGGAVGLRGFFQSLRPTKQGLALNVDLSLTAFHESTGMIVYLQKRFDFLKDLSHQKTRALSEEERREVEKALKNIQVRVCHRETDQRYHVHSLTKETTKNLKFRDRSAKDLMVVDYFKEQYNHDIQFRNMPCLQIGRSKPCYVPMELCVVCEGQKFLGKLSDEQTSKVLRMGCQRPSERKGIIKGIVEEEFGAGSNSYADQFNLQVSKDMTQLSGRVLLPPRLKFGSGGRITDMTPHRFDRQWSLLDSHVTDGSKIKNWALISFGGTPEQHSYIPKFVNQLSSRCEQLGILLNKKPVISPLFERIQLLNNPGILESKLGKIQEAAAGNLQLLICVMERRHRGYADLKRIAETSIGLVTQCCLYPNLSKLTVQFVANLALKMNAKLGGCNVSLYNSLPCQIPRIFSDEEPVMFMGADVTHPHPLDDSSPSVVAVVASMNWPAANKYISRMRSQTHRKEIIEHLDVMTGELLEEFLKEVGKLPGRIIFFRDGVSETQFDKVLKEEMHALRVACLRYPGYKPLTTFVVVQKRHHTRLFHREKNGGSTHYSDQNIPPGTVVDTVITHPREFDFYLCSHWGTKGTSRPTHYHVLLDENRFQSDEVQQLIHNLCYTFVRCTRPVSLVPPAYYAHLAAYRGRLYLEKSDSVATSCTTLYRSTPLQTTPLPKLSDSVKRLMFYC, encoded by the exons ATGGAGAGGGAAGGGGCGGCCAAGGTCGAGAGGAAGGCCGGGAGAGGGGGCGATGGTAGAACCGCCGGTAGtaatggcggcggcggcgggggcggcggcagtGGCGGGAATGGGAGGTGGAAGTGGAGCGGAGTTTGTGGTAGCGGTGGCGGCGGCCACAGACAGTACCCGATCATCCAGGCCTACCCGGCGCTCCTCCCCCTTCCCATAAACTCCGGCCGCGCGCATAATAACGGAGCGGTCGCGCTGCCCCTGCCGCCGCCTGTGCTGCTGTACCtgcagcagccgccgccgctgcacctgctccccgccgccgccacgtgctACGGGAAACCCATGGCCGGCGCGGCGCAGAGGGGGCCAATGTGGACGCACCGGCCATCcaagaagccgccgccgcccccgcacGCCGTCACCGCCGCGCTGCTGCCGCTCCCGCAGG ATGCCAAGACGCTTCCGCACAAAAAGTTCTCCATACATGAGAAGAAGGCATCTGATGTCGGAATGGATCATGCAAACGGCCATCATAGGCCCTCAAGCAATCACCAAAGAAGTCCCATTGCGCAGAGACCGGACAATGGGGGGATCGAGGGGGCTGTGATTCCTCTTTCTGCAAATTATTTCCTTGTGCGGTTCAATCCGGATCAAAAGATTTTCCAGTATGATATTGACATTACCCCGCATCCATCGAAGGAAACAGCAAGAATGATCAAGAACAAGCTTGTTCAAGAAAATTCAAGCGTTCTCTCCGGTGCGCTGCCGGCCTTTGATGGCCGCAGGGACCTTTATAGTGCTATTGAGTTTCAGGAGAACAAGGCCGAGTTCTTCGTCAATCTCCCAGTTGCATCAGCACGATGTCCAGTAGATAAAAAGAATGGTCACATGCTTGACAGACAGAATTTTAAAGTTTTCAAGGTGAACATTCGATTGGTTTCGAAGTTAAGTGGTGAGGACTTGAATAAGTTTCTGACCGAAGACAAGGATGGTATTTCACTCCCTCAAGATTACCTCCATGCGCTGGAAGTCATCTTGCGAGAAGGTGCTATGGAAAGTTCCGTTCTAGTAGGCCGGTCTTTGTACCCACGCTCTATGGGAGAAGCAAGGGAGATTGGTGGTGGGGCTGTTGGATTAAGAGGTTTCTTTCAGAGCCTGAGACCAACCAAGCAAGGTCTCGCCCTTAATGTTGACCTCTCACTCACAGCATTCCACGAGAGCACCGGCATGATTGTGTACTTGCAGAAGCGCTTTGACTTCTTGAAGGACCTTTCGCATCAAAAAACTAGGGCTTTGTCAGAAGAGGAGCGGAGAGAGGTGGAGAAAGCTTTGAAGAACATTCAGGTTCGTGTATGCCATCGTGAGACCGACCAAAGGTACCATGTGCATAGCTTGACCAAGGAGACAACCAAAAACCTCAAGTTTCGAGATCGAAGTGCCAAAGATCTTATGGTGGTGGATTACTTCAAGGAGCAATACAACCATGATATACAGTTCAGGAACATGCCATGCTTGCAGATTGGTAGGAGCAAACCATGTTATGTGCCAATGGAGCTTTGTGTAGTTTGTGAGGGTCAGAAGTTTCTTGGCAAGCTCTCAGATGAACAAACCTCCAAGGTTCTCAGAATGGGGTGCCAAAGACCAAGTGAAAGGAAGGGAATCATAAAGGGCATTGTCGAAGAAGAATTTGGTGCTGGAAG TAATTCTTACGCCGACCAGTTCAATCTCCAAGTGTCAAAGGACATGACACAACTCTCTGGGAGGGTTCTCTTGCCACCAAGGCTCAAGTTTGGTAGTGGAGGGCGCATTACGGATATGACGCCACACCGGTTTGATCGTCAATGGAGTTTGTTGGACAGCCATGTTACTGATGGCTCCAAGATTAAAAACTGGGCCTTGATAAGCTTTGGTGGTACCCCGGAGCAGCACTCCTACATTCCAAAGTTTGTCAACCAGCTATCAAGTCGGTGCGAGCAGCTTGGGATTCTTCTAAACAAGAAACCCGTCATCAGCCCATTGTTTGAGCGGATTCAACTTCTCAATAATCCTGGCATTTTGGAGAGTAAACTAGGGAAAATTCAGGAAGCTGCAGCAGGCAACCTGCAACTACTAATCTGTGTCATGGAACGGAGGCACCGTGGCTATGCTGACCTGAAACGGATTGCTGAAACGTCCATTGGTTTAGTGACACAGTGTTGCCTTTATCCCAACTTAAGCAAGCTGACCGTGCAGTTCGTGGCCAATTTAGCCCTAAAGATGAATGCTAAGCTTGGGGGCTGCAATGTTTCCCTCTATAACAGCTTGCCATGTCAAATTCCTAGGATATTTTCAGATGAGGAGCCAGTGATGTTCATGGGTGCTGATGTCACACACCCTCACCCACTCGATGACTCGAGCCCATCGGTGGTCGCCGTAGTTGCAAGCATGAACTGGCCTGCGGCAAACAAGTACATCTCCAGGATGAGGTCGCAAACGCACCGGAAAGAAATAATCGAACACCTGGATGTGATGACTGGTGAACTGCTTGAAGAGTTCCTGAAAGAAGTTGGCAAGCTCCCGGGTAGAATCATATTCTTCCGGGACGGTGTGAGCGAGACGCAGTTTGACAAGGTCCTCAAGGAGGAGATGCATGCCCTGCGAGTGGCCTGTTTGAGGTACCCAGGCTACAAGCCCCTGACCACGTTCGTCGTGGTTCAGAAGAGGCACCACACCAGGCTCTTCCACAGGGAGAAGAACGGTGGCTCCACACACTATTCCGATCAGAACATACCGCCGGGAACGGTGGTCGACACGGTGATCACGCACCCGAGGGAATTCGACTTCTACCTGTGCAGCCACTGGGGCACCAAGGGGACGAGCCGTCCAACTCATTACCACGTCCTGTTGGACGAGAACAGGTTCCAGTCCGACGAGGTGCAGCAGCTGATACACAATCTCTGCTACACTTTCGTGCGGTGCACCAGGCCTGTGTCCCTTGTGCCCCCGGCGTACTATGCGCATCTCGCCGCGTACAGAGGCAGGCTATACCTTGAGAAGTCGGATTCGGTGGCCACCAGCTGCACGACGCTGTACAGATCCACTCCATTGCAGACGACGCCTCTGCCTAAGCTCAGTGACAGTGTGAAAAGGCTCATGTTCTACTGCTGA